From one Plantibacter flavus genomic stretch:
- the gltB gene encoding glutamate synthase large subunit — MAHAPYASFSSVPPKQGMYDPANEKDACGLAMVATLTGEASHSIIDAALGSLRNLEHRGAIGSDAGTGDGAGILTQMPDAFLRGVAGFELPPLGAYAVGIAFLPTDASERAQLQTRIAAIAAEEELTVLGWREVPVDPDELGKLARAAMPAFEQLFVTGTGASTPTGIALDRLAFRLRKRAERELGAYFISLSSRTLVYKGMVTTLQLEPFYPDLSDERFATKLAIVHSRYSTNTFPSWPLAQPLRMMAHNGEINTVEGNRNWMRARQSQLESELIGDIRPLLPIITPGASDSASFDEVLELLTLTGRSLPHAMMMMVPEAWEKQTGLSQERRDFYEFNSMQMEPWDGPAALTFTDGSLVGATLDRNGLRPGRWLETTDGLVVLGSEIGVLDVDPSRVKRKGRLRPGKMFLVDTEAGRIIEDDEIKDELSASAPWGDWLDAGRINLSDLPEREHIVHTPASVTRRQRTFGYTEEEVRILLQPMGQNGAEPLGAMGSDTPIAVLSDRPRLLFDYFVQQFAQVTNPPLDSIREEVVTSLKLGLGPERNLLSWGPEHAKQVVLDFPVIDNDELAKIQHIDPNPASPLTTTVKALYRVEDGSAGLETRLREMCDEVDQAILAGSEFIVLSDRDSNSDLAPIPSLLSLAAVHHHLIRAENRMKVGLVVEAGDVREVHHVALLIGYGASAINPYLAMESCEDLVRSGLIQGVTREQAVKNVIKALGKGVLKIMSKMGISTVSSYAGAQAFEAVGLSQQLVDSYFTGTETKLGGVGIEVIAEENAKRHRYAYPEDAASTAHERLQSGGEYQWRRDGSPHLFNPETVFKLQHATKTRRYDIFREYTHMVDSQAAQLMTLRGMFTLRTGARPPVPLDEVESVASIVKRFSTGAMSYGSISREAHETLAIAMNSIGAKSNTGEGGEDVDRLLDPTRRSAIKQVASGRFGVTSMYLTHADDIQIKLAQGAKPGEGGQLPPTKVYPWVARTRHATAGVGLISPPPHHDIYSIEDLKQLIFDLKRANPKARIHTKLVSQSGIGAVAAGVAKALSDVILVSGHDGGTGASPLNSLKHAGTPWELGLAETQQTLMLNNMRDRVVVQVDGQMKTGRDVVIGALLGAEEFGFATAPLVVSGCVMMRVCHLDTCPVGVATQNPVLRERFTGKPEFVVNFFEFIAQEVREYLAELGFRTLEEAIGHNELIDADRAIDHWKASGLDLAPVLVGPVFADDEPRINRRPQEHELEKHFDQQLITAASEVLEHGGHFSVDLPIRNTERAVGTMLGHEVTRRHGENGLPAGSIDITLRGSAGQSFGAFLPGGIALRLIGDSNDYVGKGLSGGQIVVRPSERAAFAPEENVIAGNVIGYGATQGTMFLSGIVGERFLVRNSGATAVVEGVGDHALEYMTGGLAVILGQTGRNLGAGMSGGTAYVFDLERDQVNRDSLASGELTLSELDSADAEIVRDLLERHVVETGSPLAGRLLADIEDSLARFVKVLPRDYAAVLATRQTALDEGLDPDGDIVWNRILEVTGG, encoded by the coding sequence GCGAACGAGAAGGACGCCTGTGGCCTGGCGATGGTCGCGACCCTGACGGGCGAGGCCTCGCACAGCATCATCGACGCGGCGCTCGGTTCGCTCCGCAACCTGGAGCACCGCGGCGCGATCGGTTCCGACGCCGGGACCGGCGACGGCGCGGGCATCCTCACCCAGATGCCCGACGCCTTCCTGCGCGGCGTCGCCGGATTCGAGCTGCCGCCGCTCGGTGCGTACGCCGTGGGCATCGCCTTCCTGCCCACCGACGCCTCCGAGCGCGCACAGCTCCAGACGCGCATCGCCGCGATCGCCGCCGAGGAGGAACTCACCGTCCTCGGCTGGCGCGAGGTGCCGGTCGACCCCGACGAGTTGGGGAAGCTCGCCCGTGCGGCCATGCCGGCGTTCGAACAATTGTTCGTCACGGGGACCGGCGCGTCGACGCCGACCGGGATCGCCCTCGACCGACTCGCCTTCCGGCTCCGGAAGCGGGCGGAGCGCGAGCTCGGGGCGTACTTCATCTCCTTGTCGAGCCGCACGCTCGTCTACAAGGGCATGGTCACGACGCTCCAGCTCGAACCGTTCTACCCCGACCTGTCCGACGAGCGGTTCGCGACCAAGCTCGCCATCGTCCACTCGCGGTACTCCACCAACACGTTCCCGTCCTGGCCGCTGGCCCAGCCGCTGCGCATGATGGCGCACAACGGCGAGATCAACACGGTCGAGGGGAACCGCAACTGGATGCGCGCGCGGCAGTCGCAGCTCGAGTCCGAGCTCATCGGCGACATCCGCCCGCTGCTCCCCATCATCACGCCCGGAGCGAGCGACTCCGCCTCGTTCGACGAGGTCCTCGAGCTGTTGACGCTGACCGGACGGTCCCTCCCGCACGCCATGATGATGATGGTCCCCGAGGCCTGGGAGAAGCAGACCGGGCTGTCGCAGGAGCGACGCGACTTCTACGAGTTCAACTCCATGCAGATGGAGCCGTGGGACGGTCCGGCCGCCCTCACCTTCACGGACGGCTCACTCGTCGGCGCGACCCTGGACCGGAACGGCCTGCGCCCCGGTCGGTGGCTGGAGACGACCGACGGTCTCGTCGTCCTGGGTAGCGAGATCGGCGTCCTCGACGTCGACCCGAGCCGGGTCAAGCGCAAGGGCCGCCTGCGTCCCGGGAAGATGTTCCTCGTCGACACCGAGGCCGGGCGGATCATCGAGGACGACGAGATCAAGGACGAGCTCTCGGCTTCGGCACCCTGGGGCGACTGGCTCGACGCCGGACGCATCAACCTGAGCGACCTGCCGGAGCGCGAGCACATCGTGCACACGCCGGCATCCGTCACCCGCCGCCAGCGGACCTTCGGGTACACCGAGGAGGAGGTGCGCATCCTCCTGCAGCCCATGGGCCAGAACGGTGCGGAGCCGCTCGGCGCGATGGGCTCGGACACCCCGATCGCGGTGCTCTCCGACCGCCCTCGGCTGCTGTTCGACTACTTCGTGCAGCAGTTCGCCCAGGTCACCAACCCGCCGCTCGACTCGATCCGCGAGGAGGTCGTCACCTCGCTGAAGCTCGGGCTCGGCCCTGAGCGCAACCTCCTCTCGTGGGGCCCCGAGCACGCCAAGCAGGTCGTCCTCGACTTCCCGGTCATCGACAACGACGAGCTCGCCAAGATCCAGCACATCGACCCGAACCCGGCGAGCCCGCTGACGACGACCGTCAAGGCGCTCTACCGCGTCGAGGACGGCTCGGCCGGACTCGAGACGCGCCTGCGCGAGATGTGCGACGAGGTCGACCAGGCGATCCTCGCAGGCTCGGAGTTCATCGTCCTGAGCGACCGCGACTCGAACTCCGACCTCGCGCCGATCCCGTCGCTACTCTCGCTCGCCGCCGTGCACCACCACCTCATCCGCGCCGAGAACCGGATGAAGGTCGGGCTCGTCGTCGAGGCCGGCGACGTGCGCGAGGTCCACCACGTCGCGCTGCTCATCGGCTACGGCGCCTCCGCCATCAACCCGTACCTGGCCATGGAGAGCTGCGAGGACCTCGTCCGCAGCGGCCTCATCCAGGGCGTCACCCGCGAGCAGGCCGTCAAGAACGTCATCAAGGCGCTCGGCAAGGGCGTGCTCAAGATCATGTCGAAGATGGGCATCTCGACGGTGTCCTCCTACGCCGGAGCACAGGCCTTCGAGGCCGTCGGCCTGAGCCAGCAGCTCGTCGACAGCTATTTCACCGGCACGGAGACGAAGCTCGGCGGTGTCGGCATCGAGGTGATCGCCGAGGAGAACGCGAAGCGTCACCGGTACGCGTACCCCGAGGACGCCGCATCGACGGCCCACGAGCGCCTGCAGTCCGGCGGTGAGTACCAGTGGCGTCGCGACGGTTCGCCGCACCTCTTCAACCCGGAGACGGTCTTCAAGCTCCAGCACGCGACCAAGACGCGCCGGTACGACATCTTCCGCGAGTACACCCACATGGTCGACTCCCAGGCGGCACAGCTCATGACGCTCCGCGGGATGTTCACCCTCCGCACCGGTGCCCGCCCGCCCGTCCCGCTCGACGAGGTCGAGTCGGTCGCCTCGATCGTGAAGCGGTTCTCGACCGGCGCGATGAGCTACGGCTCCATCTCGCGCGAGGCGCACGAGACGCTGGCCATCGCGATGAACAGCATCGGTGCTAAGTCGAACACCGGTGAGGGTGGCGAGGACGTCGACCGGCTCCTCGACCCGACGCGCCGCAGCGCGATCAAGCAGGTCGCCTCCGGCCGGTTCGGCGTGACGAGCATGTACCTCACGCACGCCGACGACATCCAGATCAAGCTCGCCCAGGGCGCGAAGCCCGGTGAGGGCGGGCAGTTGCCGCCGACGAAGGTCTACCCGTGGGTGGCGCGGACGCGGCACGCCACGGCGGGCGTCGGCCTCATCTCGCCGCCACCGCACCACGACATCTACTCCATCGAAGACCTCAAGCAGCTCATCTTCGACCTGAAGCGTGCGAACCCGAAGGCCCGGATCCACACCAAGCTGGTCAGCCAGTCCGGCATCGGTGCGGTGGCCGCGGGCGTCGCGAAGGCGCTCTCGGACGTCATCCTCGTCTCCGGTCACGACGGCGGAACCGGCGCGAGCCCGTTGAACTCCCTGAAGCACGCGGGCACGCCCTGGGAGCTGGGTCTCGCTGAGACGCAGCAGACCCTCATGCTCAACAACATGCGCGACCGGGTCGTGGTGCAGGTCGACGGTCAGATGAAGACCGGACGCGACGTCGTCATCGGGGCCCTGCTCGGCGCCGAGGAGTTCGGCTTCGCGACGGCACCGCTCGTCGTCTCCGGGTGCGTCATGATGCGCGTGTGCCACCTCGACACCTGCCCGGTCGGCGTCGCGACGCAGAACCCGGTGCTGCGCGAGCGGTTCACCGGCAAGCCGGAGTTCGTCGTGAACTTCTTCGAGTTCATCGCCCAGGAGGTGCGCGAGTACCTCGCCGAGCTCGGGTTCCGGACGCTCGAGGAGGCGATCGGCCACAACGAACTGATCGACGCCGACCGGGCGATCGATCACTGGAAGGCGTCCGGGCTCGACCTGGCCCCGGTCCTCGTGGGTCCCGTCTTCGCCGACGACGAGCCGCGGATCAACCGCCGGCCGCAGGAGCACGAGCTCGAGAAGCACTTCGACCAGCAGCTCATCACGGCCGCCTCGGAGGTGCTCGAACACGGTGGCCACTTCTCGGTCGACCTGCCCATCCGCAACACGGAGCGGGCGGTCGGCACCATGCTCGGCCACGAGGTCACCAGGCGGCACGGCGAGAACGGGCTCCCGGCAGGGAGCATCGACATCACCCTGCGTGGCTCGGCCGGGCAGTCCTTCGGCGCGTTCCTCCCCGGCGGCATCGCGCTGCGGCTCATCGGCGACTCGAACGACTACGTCGGCAAGGGCCTGTCCGGCGGACAGATCGTCGTCCGGCCATCCGAGCGCGCAGCCTTCGCGCCCGAGGAGAACGTGATCGCCGGCAACGTCATCGGGTACGGCGCGACCCAGGGCACCATGTTCCTGAGCGGGATCGTCGGCGAGCGGTTCCTGGTGCGCAACTCCGGCGCCACGGCGGTCGTCGAAGGCGTCGGTGACCACGCGCTCGAGTACATGACGGGCGGTCTCGCCGTCATCCTGGGCCAGACCGGCCGGAACCTCGGCGCGGGCATGTCCGGCGGCACGGCCTACGTGTTCGACCTCGAACGCGACCAGGTCAACCGAGACTCCCTCGCCTCGGGGGAGCTCACCCTGTCCGAACTCGACAGTGCCGACGCCGAGATCGTCCGCGACCTCCTCGAACGGCACGTCGTGGAGACCGGTTCTCCGCTGGCCGGCCGGCTGCTCGCCGACATCGAGGACTCACTCGCCCGGTTCGTCAAGGTCCTCCCGCGTGACTACGCGGCGGTCCTGGCGACCCGACAGACCGCACTCGACGAGGGGCTCGACCCCGACGGCGACATCGTATGGAACCGAATCCTGGAGGTGACCGGTGGCTGA
- a CDS encoding glutamate synthase subunit beta produces MADPKGFLKVPERELPKRRPVPVRIMDWKEVYEQSDPATVRKQAGRCMDCGIPFCHQGCPLGNLIPEWNDLMWRGEGRSAIERLHATNNFPEFTGRLCPAPCESSCVLGINQPAVTIKQVEVSIIDQAFANGWVESHPPERLTGKTVAVVGSGPAGLAAAQQLTRAGHTVAVYERDDRIGGLLRYGIPDFKMEKKHLDIRLKQMQDEGTRFRAGVNIGVDISWDELRARYDAVVIATGAMVPRDLPIPGRDLSGVHFAMEYLVQANRVGAGDTVADQITAEDKHVVVLGGGDTGADCIGTAHRQGAASVTNLAIGTQPAGERPEHQPWPMMPTLFEVASAHEEGGNREYLVSTVEFLANEAGEVRAIRVAETEFIDGRRVPKSGTEREIPADLVLLALGFTGPEGETLESQFQLPFTGRGNVAREHDYQTNQPGVFVAGDAGRGQSLIVWAIAEGRAAAAAVDQYLEGETQLPFPVRPTDQPISL; encoded by the coding sequence GTGGCTGATCCCAAGGGATTCCTGAAGGTACCGGAGCGCGAGCTCCCGAAGCGCCGGCCCGTGCCGGTCCGCATCATGGACTGGAAAGAGGTCTACGAGCAGAGCGACCCCGCGACCGTCCGCAAGCAGGCTGGTCGCTGCATGGACTGCGGCATCCCGTTCTGCCATCAGGGCTGCCCGCTGGGCAACCTCATCCCGGAGTGGAACGACCTGATGTGGCGAGGCGAGGGACGCTCGGCCATCGAGCGGCTGCACGCCACGAACAACTTCCCGGAGTTCACAGGCCGTCTCTGCCCGGCGCCGTGCGAGAGTTCGTGCGTGCTGGGCATCAACCAGCCCGCCGTGACCATCAAGCAGGTCGAGGTGTCGATCATCGACCAGGCGTTCGCCAACGGTTGGGTCGAGTCCCACCCGCCGGAGCGGCTGACCGGCAAGACGGTCGCCGTCGTCGGTTCCGGTCCGGCCGGTCTCGCCGCAGCCCAGCAGCTGACGCGTGCCGGGCACACGGTCGCGGTCTACGAGCGCGACGACCGCATCGGTGGTCTGCTGCGCTACGGCATCCCCGACTTCAAGATGGAGAAGAAGCACCTCGACATCCGGCTGAAGCAGATGCAGGACGAGGGCACCCGGTTCCGCGCCGGCGTGAACATCGGGGTCGACATCAGCTGGGACGAGCTCCGCGCCCGCTACGACGCCGTCGTCATCGCCACCGGCGCGATGGTGCCGCGCGACCTGCCGATCCCCGGTCGTGACCTCTCCGGGGTCCACTTCGCGATGGAGTACCTCGTGCAGGCGAACCGCGTCGGCGCCGGCGACACGGTCGCCGACCAGATCACGGCGGAGGACAAGCACGTGGTGGTCCTCGGCGGCGGCGACACCGGTGCCGACTGCATTGGCACGGCGCACCGTCAGGGTGCCGCCTCCGTCACGAACCTCGCCATCGGCACGCAGCCGGCGGGGGAGCGGCCCGAGCACCAGCCGTGGCCCATGATGCCGACGCTCTTCGAGGTCGCGAGCGCACACGAGGAGGGCGGCAACCGCGAGTACCTGGTGTCGACCGTCGAGTTCCTCGCCAACGAGGCCGGCGAGGTGCGGGCGATCCGCGTCGCCGAGACGGAGTTCATCGACGGCCGTCGCGTGCCGAAGAGTGGCACCGAGCGGGAGATCCCGGCCGACCTCGTCCTGCTCGCACTCGGATTCACGGGCCCGGAGGGCGAGACCCTCGAGTCGCAGTTCCAGCTCCCCTTCACCGGGCGTGGCAACGTGGCGCGGGAGCACGATTACCAGACCAACCAGCCCGGCGTGTTCGTCGCGGGTGACGCCGGTCGTGGCCAGTCCCTCATCGTGTGGGCGATCGCCGAGGGCCGCGCTGCGGCGGCGGCCGTCGACCAGTACCTCGAGGGCGAGACCCAGCTTCCCTTCCCGGTCCGTCCCACGGACCAGCCCATCTCCCTCTAG
- the pyk gene encoding pyruvate kinase, with translation MRRAKIVATLGPAVSSYENIRAIIDAGVDVTRMNLSHGSYDVHEAIYANVRKATEDSGRAVAVLVDLQGPKIRLGKFEGGPYDLAVGDIFKITTEDILGTKEISSTTFKGLPQDVKPGDFLLIDDGKVKVEVVEADDTVVTTRVIVAGPVSNNKGINLPGVAVNVPALSEKDEADLRWGLRLGADLIALSFVRDAADIDRVHEIMAEEGRKVPVIAKIEKPQAVENLEGIVEAFDAIMVARGDLGVELPLEAVPIVQKRAVELARRMAKPVIVATQMLESMISSPIPTRAETSDVANAVLDGADAVMLSGETSVGAYPVITVQTMARIVESTEIHGLDRVPPLGTKPRTQAGAITLAAVEVADFVEAKFLCVFTESGESVRRMARLRNRIPILAFTPDPAIRRRMALNWGVESFVVERVTHTDQMVAQVDEVLVATGKAAVGEPVIIISGSPPGIPGTTNDIRVHKVGDVL, from the coding sequence ATGAGACGAGCCAAGATCGTCGCAACGCTGGGGCCTGCAGTCTCCAGCTATGAGAACATCCGGGCCATCATCGATGCGGGGGTCGATGTCACCCGGATGAACCTGAGCCACGGCAGCTACGACGTGCACGAGGCCATCTACGCCAACGTGCGCAAGGCCACCGAGGACTCCGGCCGTGCCGTCGCCGTCCTGGTCGACCTGCAGGGCCCGAAGATCCGCCTCGGCAAGTTCGAGGGCGGCCCGTACGACCTCGCCGTCGGCGACATCTTCAAGATCACGACCGAGGACATCCTCGGCACCAAGGAGATCTCCTCGACGACGTTCAAGGGCCTGCCCCAGGACGTCAAGCCGGGCGACTTCCTCCTGATCGACGACGGCAAGGTCAAGGTCGAGGTCGTTGAAGCGGACGACACCGTCGTGACCACGCGCGTCATCGTCGCCGGCCCCGTGTCGAACAACAAGGGCATCAACCTCCCCGGCGTCGCCGTCAACGTGCCCGCGCTCAGCGAGAAGGACGAAGCGGACCTCCGCTGGGGACTGCGTCTCGGCGCCGACCTCATCGCCCTGTCGTTCGTGCGCGACGCAGCCGACATCGACCGTGTCCACGAGATCATGGCGGAGGAGGGCCGCAAGGTCCCCGTGATCGCCAAGATCGAGAAGCCGCAGGCCGTCGAGAACCTCGAGGGCATCGTCGAGGCGTTCGACGCGATCATGGTCGCCCGTGGCGACCTCGGTGTCGAGCTCCCGCTCGAGGCCGTCCCGATCGTGCAGAAGCGTGCGGTGGAGCTCGCTCGCCGCATGGCGAAGCCGGTCATCGTCGCGACGCAGATGCTCGAGTCGATGATCTCCAGCCCCATCCCGACCCGCGCGGAGACCTCCGATGTCGCGAACGCGGTGCTCGACGGTGCTGACGCGGTCATGCTCAGTGGCGAGACGAGTGTCGGCGCCTACCCGGTGATCACGGTCCAGACCATGGCCCGGATCGTCGAGTCGACCGAGATCCACGGTCTCGACCGCGTTCCGCCGCTCGGCACGAAGCCGCGCACCCAGGCCGGAGCGATCACGTTGGCGGCCGTCGAGGTGGCGGACTTCGTCGAGGCGAAGTTCCTCTGCGTCTTCACGGAGTCGGGGGAGTCGGTCCGCCGCATGGCCCGTCTCCGCAACCGGATCCCGATCCTGGCGTTCACGCCCGACCCGGCCATCCGTCGTCGGATGGCGCTGAACTGGGGCGTTGAGTCCTTCGTCGTCGAGCGCGTGACGCACACCGACCAGATGGTCGCCCAGGTGGACGAGGTCCTCGTCGCCACGGGCAAGGCCGCCGTCGGTGAGCCGGTCATCATCATCTCCGGTTCCCCTCCCGGCATCCCCGGGACGACGAACGACATCCGCGTCCACAAGGTGGGCGACGTCCTCTAG
- a CDS encoding CoA transferase, whose protein sequence is MNRSVLVDDTLRSAVGLEPGGVDREATGAAGLLASRFAVLELAAVAVGAVEDAADRLRIALGYEPMHPALDLERIAAAYQSDRLLRIDGAAVDAFAPLSGFFAAADGWVRTHANYPHHRRRLSAMLGIGDEATRAELASAIASRSALDLESEAAGVGALLVAVRSATEWSSTPQASVGDGPLVRRHGGSSGSRIASWVRPTRRQPLRGLRVLDLTRVIAGPVSTRTLALLGADVLRVDPPQVPEIPWQHTDSGQGKRTATLDASTPRGLATLQTLCDEADILVTGYRPHALERLGLRGRDGLVTGSVDAWGTTGPWGDRRGFDSLVQAATGIALVEGDDGAPGALPAQALDHSAGYLLAAAIVDDVAAVVGGGDAGRSSVSLARVGAALQRLPRSEERPPSDLPRARCLVTHGAVTTARPALSAFDDHASPAAVLGSAEPQWTPRS, encoded by the coding sequence ATGAACCGTTCCGTCCTCGTCGACGACACCCTCCGCAGCGCCGTGGGCCTGGAGCCGGGAGGCGTCGACCGTGAGGCGACCGGTGCGGCAGGACTCCTGGCCTCCCGATTCGCTGTCCTGGAGCTCGCCGCGGTCGCCGTCGGTGCCGTGGAGGATGCCGCCGACCGACTCCGCATCGCCCTCGGATACGAGCCGATGCACCCGGCTCTCGACCTCGAGCGGATCGCCGCGGCCTACCAGAGCGACCGCCTGTTGCGGATCGACGGAGCAGCCGTGGACGCGTTCGCGCCACTGTCCGGCTTCTTCGCCGCGGCCGACGGCTGGGTGCGCACGCACGCGAACTACCCCCACCATCGTCGCCGCCTGAGCGCCATGCTCGGGATCGGCGACGAGGCCACCCGCGCAGAGCTCGCCTCGGCGATCGCCTCCCGCTCGGCCCTCGACCTGGAATCGGAGGCCGCCGGAGTCGGCGCACTGCTCGTCGCCGTCCGGAGCGCTACCGAATGGTCGTCCACACCGCAGGCCTCGGTCGGTGACGGACCGCTCGTCAGGCGCCACGGTGGCTCCAGCGGCTCGAGGATCGCCTCGTGGGTGCGGCCCACGCGCCGGCAACCCTTGCGCGGCCTCCGCGTCCTCGACCTGACGCGGGTGATCGCCGGTCCCGTGTCCACGAGGACCCTCGCGCTCCTCGGCGCGGACGTCCTGCGCGTGGATCCACCCCAGGTCCCCGAGATCCCCTGGCAGCACACCGACAGCGGCCAGGGGAAGCGGACGGCCACCCTCGACGCGTCGACGCCGCGTGGCCTCGCGACACTGCAGACGCTGTGCGACGAGGCCGACATCCTGGTGACGGGGTACCGGCCACACGCCCTCGAACGCCTCGGTCTGCGAGGTCGCGACGGTCTGGTCACCGGCTCCGTCGACGCCTGGGGTACGACGGGGCCCTGGGGTGATCGACGCGGTTTCGACAGCCTGGTCCAGGCCGCCACGGGCATCGCGCTGGTCGAGGGCGATGACGGCGCCCCGGGTGCCCTGCCGGCTCAGGCGCTCGACCACAGCGCGGGATACCTGCTGGCGGCGGCCATCGTCGACGACGTGGCGGCGGTCGTCGGCGGCGGTGATGCCGGCCGGTCGTCGGTGTCGCTCGCGCGCGTCGGTGCGGCGCTCCAGCGACTGCCACGATCCGAGGAACGCCCGCCGTCCGATCTCCCGAGAGCGCGGTGCCTGGTGACCCACGGTGCGGTGACGACGGCCCGCCCCGCGCTCAGCGCCTTCGACGATCACGCATCCCCGGCGGCGGTCCTGGGGAGCGCCGAACCGCAGTGGACCCCGCGCAGCTGA
- a CDS encoding histidine phosphatase family protein yields MRLILIRHGQTSSNVAGLLDTAIPGAVLTELGETQAAALPKALVGERIDAVYASTAVRAQQTAAPVADVSGLPVIVRDGLREISAGDNEMLGSPEAVQVYIDTIVAWAMGDLDTRMPGGENGHEVFARFDAVIEELEGSGLESVMVVSHGAMLRSWLGLRGANVDGHFIGTHPITNTGVIIVDGDTTTGWRVDTWTGDAVGGPELTTEADGPAAAVERGF; encoded by the coding sequence ATGCGCCTCATCCTCATCAGACACGGTCAGACCTCGTCCAACGTCGCCGGCCTGCTCGACACCGCGATCCCTGGGGCCGTCCTCACCGAACTCGGCGAGACGCAGGCGGCCGCCCTCCCCAAAGCGCTCGTGGGGGAGCGGATCGACGCGGTCTACGCCTCCACCGCGGTGCGGGCGCAACAGACCGCCGCACCCGTCGCCGACGTCAGCGGGCTTCCCGTGATCGTCCGTGACGGACTCCGGGAGATCAGCGCCGGCGACAACGAGATGCTCGGGTCGCCCGAGGCCGTCCAGGTCTACATCGACACCATCGTGGCGTGGGCGATGGGCGACCTCGACACCCGGATGCCGGGCGGCGAGAACGGCCACGAGGTGTTCGCGCGCTTCGACGCCGTGATCGAGGAGCTCGAGGGCTCCGGACTGGAGAGCGTGATGGTCGTGAGCCACGGAGCGATGCTCCGGTCCTGGCTCGGGCTGCGCGGGGCGAACGTCGACGGACACTTCATCGGCACGCACCCCATCACGAACACGGGCGTCATCATCGTCGACGGGGACACGACGACCGGTTGGCGGGTCGACACCTGGACGGGCGACGCCGTCGGCGGACCGGAGCTGACGACGGAGGCCGACGGTCCGGCCGCCGCCG